One stretch of Harmonia axyridis chromosome 1, icHarAxyr1.1, whole genome shotgun sequence DNA includes these proteins:
- the LOC123684295 gene encoding uncharacterized protein LOC123684295 isoform X3, translating to MEERLYLFEVLIDSIYFDDCVSEIPQKKQIVVSVKLGNIVTLEIRSETLPNRGEGGNKRIVDFKSGRSYLAPLLQEELLQALDTQGLEVTVGVRGDVVPLGTSSAPWDDCFKEMVQASHEEFVTPVSINDDFCLIENGVIKGNVQMFLRLSCFGKNIQTHVEVLQEGGNRQFLFKSPNMATTFICSKYGAGTSTDFLPVGALYNAGNIHKGAASGTNKAASWTAMVDQQTSFFEKRSSVQSECLFPEYLNIVPPVKDSAITFDIVSLRARPEEEKFLDFLTGKKFGDITDSIHSFSIADEEGNERIIYYFDDSKKDTAAGTKESKACQCPKTPVYCKHVYAAIEKYEKTHPDIMVFGKKVKYDKLQKSKEASLAEKSDSILRLRGGHDKEEPYVHKKTKGCYNPCCRMAFKLRSVGKSQVEENNPVETKDDYFCADFFCPENNRRNVALQVKFSEDDVPSSYICRNRYCPAAKMFKKLGLGPLATERCQGCLYGPVRPPVQYGLSQTYGTFDTYGPYGIFFKTNTPYMQGEGRTLSKKRPVLRLRGGGAEFDSSESDPSRLRGGAPWKSPIVECQEIMEQFDKILGEYRTALESGNKKERDIEEYMEPSTTANCGHPRCTYISEPALKPIHWDCPEPLPIGICRNPKCPYLPEDLKRIGRILASRGHYQEETNTNYHTAAKSTPEFTRQTNYSGQQCPFYNPPKIVNMMQFCNLSLPNMKQSNSCCSNPNCPLKGIVSSCSNPDCPFAHGVMGQACSNPDCPFRQASFSAPCSNPDCPLRKGDLSEPCSNPECPFKGSNISEACSNPDCPFKNASTPGGRVSEESCHNPDCPFKKKSESVEVCENPDCPFKTKESTAPVWADLCDLTTECKCNNPNCPAQKEICSNPECPFNIEKPEVCGNPNCPYKSQPSAKKKGICGSLTKSFCGDKTCPFHEGAGEEKEEGEKGQQSTIGGGDGLASHVKDEKIKVQGTAIEEGALEITKGDRPSHYDMVPCTLATCKFMGGKLKCEDCATLTEGRRHAPCPKICPGDVKCPLAISGVSTHHKDIKKPETTKRALRKARKQFAYHFGDNYPGIHMGHKHCVISPFNVPPKMGWLWNVHTPCLQLRI from the exons GTGGTAACAAACGCATAGTCGATTTCAAATCCGGCAGATCCTATTTGGCACCCCTATTGCAGGAAGAGCTGCTGCAGGCTCTGGACACTCAAGGTTTAGAGGTCACCGTCGGGGTTAGAGGGGACGTGGTGCCCTTGGGTACGTCGAGCGCACCATGGGACGACTGCTTCAAGGAGATGGTGCAGGCCTCCCACGAGGAGTTCGTCACTCCCGTCTCGATAAACGATGATTTTTGTCTGATAGAGAATGGCGTGATAAAGGGCAACGTCCAGATGTTCTTGCGGTTGTCCTGCTTCGGAAAGAACATCCAGACGCATGTCGAGGTCCTGCAGGAGGGCGGAAACAGGCAGTTCCTGTTCAAGTCGCCCAACATGGCTACGACATTCATTTGTTCCAA ATACGGTGCTGGAACTTCCACAGACTTCCTACCAGTCGGTGCGCTCTATAATGCAGGCAATATACATAAAGGTGCAGCCTCTGGAACGAACAAGGCGGCATCTTGGACAGCTATGGTAGATCAGCAAACTAGCTTCTTCGAGAAGCGAAGCTCCGTTCAATCGGAATGCCTGTTTCCGGAATATTTGAACATAGTGCCGCCTGTCAAAGATTCTGCAATCACCTTCGATATTGTTTCCTTGAGAGCCAGACCAGAGGAGGAGAAGTTTCTGGACTTCTTGACCGGAAAGAAGTTTGGAGACATCACGGATTCGATACATTCATTCTCAATTGCAG ATGAGGAGGGCAACGAACGAATCATATACTACTTTGACGATAGCAAGAAAGACACCGCCGCCGGCACGAAGGAATCCAAAGCTTGTCAATGCCCTAAAACTCCAGTTTACTGCAAGCACGTCTACGCCGCCATCGAGAAATACGAGAAGACCCACCCCGATATTATGGTATTCGGGAAGAAAGTCAAATACGATAAACTACAGAAAAGCAAAGAAGCCTCCCTGGCAGAGAAGAGCGATTCAATATTGAGGTTGAGAGGAGGGCACGACAAGGAAGAACCGTATGTGCACAAGAAGACTAAAGGTTGCTACAACCCGTGCTGCAGAATGGCTTTCAAACTGAGATCTGTCGGTAAAAGTCAGGTGGAAGAAAATAATCCGGTAGAAACGAAAGATGACTATTTCTGCGCAGATTTTTTCTGCCCCGAAAACAACAGGAGGAATGTTGCCCTTCAAGTTAAATTTTCCGAAGACGACGTGCCGTCTAGCTATATCTGTCGTAATAGATACTGCCCGGCAGCTAAGATGTTCAAGAAATTAGGACTTGGTCCGCTTGCTACGGAACGTTGCCAAGGTTGCCTGTATGGTCCTGTTAGACCCCCTGTACAATATGGTCTCTCGCAAACATACGGAACCTTCGATACCTACGGGCCTTACGGGATTTTCTTCAAAACTAACACCCCGTATATGCAAGGAGAAGGAAGAACTTTATCCAAAAAGCGTCCAGTACTCAGATTGAGAGGAGGAGGGGCGGAGTTTGACTCGTCAGAATCAGATCCATCGAGATTGAGAGGAGGAGCACCGTGGAAATCACCGATTGTTGAATGTCAAGAGATCATGGAGCAATTCGACAAAATTCTGGGAGAGTACAGAACAGCCTTGGAGTCCGGGAATAAAAAAGAAAGAGACATCGAGGAATATATGGAACCTTCAACAACGGCGAATTGTGGACACCCGAGGTGCACTTACATATCCGAACCAGCGTTGAAACCAATTCATTGGGACTGTCCCGAACCTCTACCCATTGGAATTTGTAGAAATCCCAAATGTCCTTATCTTCCCGAAGACTTGAAGAGAATCGGAAGGATACTGGCTTCTAGAGGCCACTATCAGGAGGAAACGAATACAAACTATCATACAGCAGCGAAGAGCACACCAGAATTTACAAGACAAACAAATTACTCTGGTCAACAATGCCCATTTTACAATCCCCCAAAAATCGTGAACATGATGCAGTTCTGCAACTTATCCCTACCGAACATGAAACAATCTAATTCTTGTTGCTCGAACCCGAACTGTCCTCTCAAAGGCATCGTTTCCTCGTGTTCTAATCCGGATTGTCCTTTCGCTCATGGAGTAATGGGACAAGCTTGTTCTAATCCCGACTGTCCGTTCAGACAGGCCAGTTTTTCAGCTCCGTGTTCTAACCCCGATTGTCCTCTACGAAAAGGAGATCTATCCGAGCCCTGCTCTAATCCCGAGTGTCCCTTCAAAGGATCCAATATTTCTGAGGCTTGCTCGAATCCCGACTGTCCTTTCAAGAATGCGTCAACGCCCGGCGGTCGCGTATCTGAAGAAAGTTGCCACAACCCAGACTGTCCTTTCAAAAAGAAATCCGAGTCGGTGGAGGTCTGTGAGAATCCAGATTGTCCTTTCAAAACTAAAGAAAGTACCGCGCCGGTATGGGCTGATCTTTGCGACTTGACCACCGAATGCAAATGTAACAATCCTAACTGTCCCGCTCAGAAGGAAATTTGTAGCAATCCAGAATGTCCTTTCAACATCGAGAAGCCGGAAGTTTGCGGAAACCCCAACTGTCCATACAAATCTCAACCATCAgccaaaaagaagggaatttgCGGTTCGCTCACAAAATCCTTCTGTGGGGATAAAACCTGTCCTTTCCACGAAGGAGCAGGCGAAGAAAAAGAGGAGGGCGAGAAAGGGCAACAGTCCACAATAGGAGGTGGCGACGGTCTCGCGAGTCACGTGaaggatgaaaaaataaaagttcaagGTACGGCCATCGAAGAAGGTGCACTCGAGATTACCAAAGGAGACCGACCTTCTCATTACGACATGGTTCCTTGCACCTTAGCCACTTGTAAGTTTATGGGTGGAAAGTTAAAATGTGAAGATTGCGCCACATTGACGGAAGGAAGGAGGCACGCACCCTGTCCTAAAATTTGTCCGGGAGATGTGAAATGTCCTCTTGCTATCAGTGGCGTCAGTACACATCATAAAGACATAAAGAAGCCGGAAACTACTAAGCGAGCTCTGAGGAAAGCCAGGAAACAGTTCGCTTACCATTTCGGAGATAATTATCCAGGGATCCACATGGGCCATAAACATTGTGTTATTTCGCCGTTTAATGTCCCTCCAAAAATGGGCTGGTTGTGGAATGTCCATACTCCCTGCCTACAACTAAGG ATCTGA
- the LOC123684295 gene encoding uncharacterized protein LOC123684295 isoform X1, translating into MEERLYLFEVLIDSIYFDDCVSEIPQKKQIVVSVKLGNIVTLEIRSETLPNRGEGGNKRIVDFKSGRSYLAPLLQEELLQALDTQGLEVTVGVRGDVVPLGTSSAPWDDCFKEMVQASHEEFVTPVSINDDFCLIENGVIKGNVQMFLRLSCFGKNIQTHVEVLQEGGNRQFLFKSPNMATTFICSKYGAGTSTDFLPVGALYNAGNIHKGAASGTNKAASWTAMVDQQTSFFEKRSSVQSECLFPEYLNIVPPVKDSAITFDIVSLRARPEEEKFLDFLTGKKFGDITDSIHSFSIADEEGNERIIYYFDDSKKDTAAGTKESKACQCPKTPVYCKHVYAAIEKYEKTHPDIMVFGKKVKYDKLQKSKEASLAEKSDSILRLRGGHDKEEPYVHKKTKGCYNPCCRMAFKLRSVGKSQVEENNPVETKDDYFCADFFCPENNRRNVALQVKFSEDDVPSSYICRNRYCPAAKMFKKLGLGPLATERCQGCLYGPVRPPVQYGLSQTYGTFDTYGPYGIFFKTNTPYMQGEGRTLSKKRPVLRLRGGGAEFDSSESDPSRLRGGAPWKSPIVECQEIMEQFDKILGEYRTALESGNKKERDIEEYMEPSTTANCGHPRCTYISEPALKPIHWDCPEPLPIGICRNPKCPYLPEDLKRIGRILASRGHYQEETNTNYHTAAKSTPEFTRQTNYSGQQCPFYNPPKIVNMMQFCNLSLPNMKQSNSCCSNPNCPLKGIVSSCSNPDCPFAHGVMGQACSNPDCPFRQASFSAPCSNPDCPLRKGDLSEPCSNPECPFKGSNISEACSNPDCPFKNASTPGGRVSEESCHNPDCPFKKKSESVEVCENPDCPFKTKESTAPVWADLCDLTTECKCNNPNCPAQKEICSNPECPFNIEKPEVCGNPNCPYKSQPSAKKKGICGSLTKSFCGDKTCPFHEGAGEEKEEGEKGQQSTIGGGDGLASHVKDEKIKVQGTAIEEGALEITKGDRPSHYDMVPCTLATCKFMGGKLKCEDCATLTEGRRHAPCPKICPGDVKCPLAISGVSTHHKDIKKPETTKRALRKARKQFAYHFGDNYPGIHMGHKHCVISPFNVPPKMGWLWNVHTPCLQLRQRKGWRPGAIGKTILEAIQAHRRAQNMAPLEEFTKRRRKKKFGGGEESETEMVHPKPTLQIKRKEGVYYITMNPLKDPRSLVPNENPYMETTPLQFRIMKAKETNEYKSCVCNDQGIVYEPSESSSDSELDIEFTPPAGIIRPERFVKTKDVIHIDTQYNSNDIVSSFDKLNKGKGKDDNGKKPEQENGKKKGKGDGKDKKKKK; encoded by the exons GTGGTAACAAACGCATAGTCGATTTCAAATCCGGCAGATCCTATTTGGCACCCCTATTGCAGGAAGAGCTGCTGCAGGCTCTGGACACTCAAGGTTTAGAGGTCACCGTCGGGGTTAGAGGGGACGTGGTGCCCTTGGGTACGTCGAGCGCACCATGGGACGACTGCTTCAAGGAGATGGTGCAGGCCTCCCACGAGGAGTTCGTCACTCCCGTCTCGATAAACGATGATTTTTGTCTGATAGAGAATGGCGTGATAAAGGGCAACGTCCAGATGTTCTTGCGGTTGTCCTGCTTCGGAAAGAACATCCAGACGCATGTCGAGGTCCTGCAGGAGGGCGGAAACAGGCAGTTCCTGTTCAAGTCGCCCAACATGGCTACGACATTCATTTGTTCCAA ATACGGTGCTGGAACTTCCACAGACTTCCTACCAGTCGGTGCGCTCTATAATGCAGGCAATATACATAAAGGTGCAGCCTCTGGAACGAACAAGGCGGCATCTTGGACAGCTATGGTAGATCAGCAAACTAGCTTCTTCGAGAAGCGAAGCTCCGTTCAATCGGAATGCCTGTTTCCGGAATATTTGAACATAGTGCCGCCTGTCAAAGATTCTGCAATCACCTTCGATATTGTTTCCTTGAGAGCCAGACCAGAGGAGGAGAAGTTTCTGGACTTCTTGACCGGAAAGAAGTTTGGAGACATCACGGATTCGATACATTCATTCTCAATTGCAG ATGAGGAGGGCAACGAACGAATCATATACTACTTTGACGATAGCAAGAAAGACACCGCCGCCGGCACGAAGGAATCCAAAGCTTGTCAATGCCCTAAAACTCCAGTTTACTGCAAGCACGTCTACGCCGCCATCGAGAAATACGAGAAGACCCACCCCGATATTATGGTATTCGGGAAGAAAGTCAAATACGATAAACTACAGAAAAGCAAAGAAGCCTCCCTGGCAGAGAAGAGCGATTCAATATTGAGGTTGAGAGGAGGGCACGACAAGGAAGAACCGTATGTGCACAAGAAGACTAAAGGTTGCTACAACCCGTGCTGCAGAATGGCTTTCAAACTGAGATCTGTCGGTAAAAGTCAGGTGGAAGAAAATAATCCGGTAGAAACGAAAGATGACTATTTCTGCGCAGATTTTTTCTGCCCCGAAAACAACAGGAGGAATGTTGCCCTTCAAGTTAAATTTTCCGAAGACGACGTGCCGTCTAGCTATATCTGTCGTAATAGATACTGCCCGGCAGCTAAGATGTTCAAGAAATTAGGACTTGGTCCGCTTGCTACGGAACGTTGCCAAGGTTGCCTGTATGGTCCTGTTAGACCCCCTGTACAATATGGTCTCTCGCAAACATACGGAACCTTCGATACCTACGGGCCTTACGGGATTTTCTTCAAAACTAACACCCCGTATATGCAAGGAGAAGGAAGAACTTTATCCAAAAAGCGTCCAGTACTCAGATTGAGAGGAGGAGGGGCGGAGTTTGACTCGTCAGAATCAGATCCATCGAGATTGAGAGGAGGAGCACCGTGGAAATCACCGATTGTTGAATGTCAAGAGATCATGGAGCAATTCGACAAAATTCTGGGAGAGTACAGAACAGCCTTGGAGTCCGGGAATAAAAAAGAAAGAGACATCGAGGAATATATGGAACCTTCAACAACGGCGAATTGTGGACACCCGAGGTGCACTTACATATCCGAACCAGCGTTGAAACCAATTCATTGGGACTGTCCCGAACCTCTACCCATTGGAATTTGTAGAAATCCCAAATGTCCTTATCTTCCCGAAGACTTGAAGAGAATCGGAAGGATACTGGCTTCTAGAGGCCACTATCAGGAGGAAACGAATACAAACTATCATACAGCAGCGAAGAGCACACCAGAATTTACAAGACAAACAAATTACTCTGGTCAACAATGCCCATTTTACAATCCCCCAAAAATCGTGAACATGATGCAGTTCTGCAACTTATCCCTACCGAACATGAAACAATCTAATTCTTGTTGCTCGAACCCGAACTGTCCTCTCAAAGGCATCGTTTCCTCGTGTTCTAATCCGGATTGTCCTTTCGCTCATGGAGTAATGGGACAAGCTTGTTCTAATCCCGACTGTCCGTTCAGACAGGCCAGTTTTTCAGCTCCGTGTTCTAACCCCGATTGTCCTCTACGAAAAGGAGATCTATCCGAGCCCTGCTCTAATCCCGAGTGTCCCTTCAAAGGATCCAATATTTCTGAGGCTTGCTCGAATCCCGACTGTCCTTTCAAGAATGCGTCAACGCCCGGCGGTCGCGTATCTGAAGAAAGTTGCCACAACCCAGACTGTCCTTTCAAAAAGAAATCCGAGTCGGTGGAGGTCTGTGAGAATCCAGATTGTCCTTTCAAAACTAAAGAAAGTACCGCGCCGGTATGGGCTGATCTTTGCGACTTGACCACCGAATGCAAATGTAACAATCCTAACTGTCCCGCTCAGAAGGAAATTTGTAGCAATCCAGAATGTCCTTTCAACATCGAGAAGCCGGAAGTTTGCGGAAACCCCAACTGTCCATACAAATCTCAACCATCAgccaaaaagaagggaatttgCGGTTCGCTCACAAAATCCTTCTGTGGGGATAAAACCTGTCCTTTCCACGAAGGAGCAGGCGAAGAAAAAGAGGAGGGCGAGAAAGGGCAACAGTCCACAATAGGAGGTGGCGACGGTCTCGCGAGTCACGTGaaggatgaaaaaataaaagttcaagGTACGGCCATCGAAGAAGGTGCACTCGAGATTACCAAAGGAGACCGACCTTCTCATTACGACATGGTTCCTTGCACCTTAGCCACTTGTAAGTTTATGGGTGGAAAGTTAAAATGTGAAGATTGCGCCACATTGACGGAAGGAAGGAGGCACGCACCCTGTCCTAAAATTTGTCCGGGAGATGTGAAATGTCCTCTTGCTATCAGTGGCGTCAGTACACATCATAAAGACATAAAGAAGCCGGAAACTACTAAGCGAGCTCTGAGGAAAGCCAGGAAACAGTTCGCTTACCATTTCGGAGATAATTATCCAGGGATCCACATGGGCCATAAACATTGTGTTATTTCGCCGTTTAATGTCCCTCCAAAAATGGGCTGGTTGTGGAATGTCCATACTCCCTGCCTACAACTAAGG CAAAGAAAAGGTTGGAGACCTGGGGCCATTGGCAAAACGATCTTAGAAGCTATCCAAGCCCATCGTAGGGCACAGAACATGGCCCCTCTAGAGGAGTTCACCAAGAGGAGGAGAAAGAAGAAATTTGGTGGCGgtgaagaatctgaaactgaaatgGTCCATCCCAAACCCACACTTCAAATAAAGAGAAAGGAGGGTGTATACTACATCACTATGAATCCACTAAAAGATCCTAGATCCCTGGTTCCAAACGAAAATCCATACATGGAAACAACACCTTTACAATTCCGAATAATGAAAGCAAAAGAGACCAATGAATACAAATCTTGCGTCTGCAATGATCAAGGCATAGTCTACGAACCATCCGAGTCATCTTCAGATAGCGAGCTGGACATTGAATTCACACCGCCTGCTGGAATCATACGACCAGAGAGATTCGTGAAGACAAAAGATGTCATTCATATCGACACTCAATATAACTCGAACGACATCGTGTCATCTTTCGATAAATTGAACAAAGGAAAGGGTAAAGACGACAACGGCAAAAAGCCAGAACAGGAAAACGGGAAAAAGAAGGGAAAGGGTGATGGAAAggacaaaaagaagaagaaataa
- the LOC123684295 gene encoding uncharacterized protein LOC123684295 isoform X2, producing MEERLYLFEVLIDSIYFDDCVSEIPQKKQIVVSVKLGNIVTLEIRSETLPNRGEGGNKRIVDFKSGRSYLAPLLQEELLQALDTQGLEVTVGVRGDVVPLGTSSAPWDDCFKEMVQASHEEFVTPVSINDDFCLIENGVIKGNVQMFLRLSCFGKNIQTHVEVLQEGGNRQFLFKSPNMATTFICSKYGAGTSTDFLPVGALYNAGNIHKGAASGTNKAASWTAMVDQQTSFFEKRSSVQSECLFPEYLNIVPPVKDSAITFDIVSLRARPEEEKFLDFLTGKKFGDITDSIHSFSIADLKKLGRAIQQQYKYGNKNIQDNKHLFEIRTPLRLRGGGSPEGTPVRSARLRAGAPSKSPMAECREVMEQFDKILAEYKKALSPCGEIACNYNQNVTEDLCKKSCGIKPEMGTNTAGCGLPECQYAKYKSALMAMDADIEKQFIGPAILGNCGHPKCSYMAEPVLPPIHWDCPDPLPVGKCKNPNCPYGSNELKSQARFSSTKGPCGSDQCPYAPPAPCISPNCPFKNPPPCLPLKQAASGKTDGSKPKGNDTCSGCPFANPPQIVNMMFCDNPNCEALNAAASAGDCGRRDKVCESPNCPYRDLQNECSNPNCPLLMNEKSSEVCNNPNCPFAKMSTQSPMQSCSNPNCPFAGSSTDASSGSKSSSLSSACLNPDCPFRSTGKDKKEPPKETCANPECPFNVPSVESCKNPECPFKNKGSEESTESCDNPECPFKKGSKISAESEESECVCDNPTCPSKKDTCINPNCPFNLRGYGICTNPDCPHKKDAMGRDLGFCATPDPSFNEFCADKTCPYHDKKLDVAEAEAGKDEPKRLDPNAHGISMMRIGSKEVMVEEGVVERTMGDRPSVYDMAPCTIKTCKFMGGHLPCVDCGVGTEGKKRGPCPKTCPGDPICPLATARKSKRPPRRKDPLYKRICATKKKKIEDYGDMKYPGFKIGHRECVLPYFYVPPRMGWLWNIHTPCLSLKPRRGWRPGAITKTVARAILKHKRANSSNPQEEKKVKRRKNDDDSENELICPKPTLEIKKREGIYHITMNPLKDPNTLQMNENPYLDCTPMQFKVAKNNLLDPNCVCTDEGELYKSDSSSDDELDIQVTTPAGIIHPDRSNQKKEVKVKQTQYSEKDIPPPPEKLKEAKDGEKGKSKEGGKGGKDKKDKGKKGKK from the exons GTGGTAACAAACGCATAGTCGATTTCAAATCCGGCAGATCCTATTTGGCACCCCTATTGCAGGAAGAGCTGCTGCAGGCTCTGGACACTCAAGGTTTAGAGGTCACCGTCGGGGTTAGAGGGGACGTGGTGCCCTTGGGTACGTCGAGCGCACCATGGGACGACTGCTTCAAGGAGATGGTGCAGGCCTCCCACGAGGAGTTCGTCACTCCCGTCTCGATAAACGATGATTTTTGTCTGATAGAGAATGGCGTGATAAAGGGCAACGTCCAGATGTTCTTGCGGTTGTCCTGCTTCGGAAAGAACATCCAGACGCATGTCGAGGTCCTGCAGGAGGGCGGAAACAGGCAGTTCCTGTTCAAGTCGCCCAACATGGCTACGACATTCATTTGTTCCAA ATACGGTGCTGGAACTTCCACAGACTTCCTACCAGTCGGTGCGCTCTATAATGCAGGCAATATACATAAAGGTGCAGCCTCTGGAACGAACAAGGCGGCATCTTGGACAGCTATGGTAGATCAGCAAACTAGCTTCTTCGAGAAGCGAAGCTCCGTTCAATCGGAATGCCTGTTTCCGGAATATTTGAACATAGTGCCGCCTGTCAAAGATTCTGCAATCACCTTCGATATTGTTTCCTTGAGAGCCAGACCAGAGGAGGAGAAGTTTCTGGACTTCTTGACCGGAAAGAAGTTTGGAGACATCACGGATTCGATACATTCATTCTCAATTGCAG ATCTGAAGAAGCTAGGAAGAGCTATACAGCAGCAATACAAATatggaaataagaacattcaggACAATAAAcacctttttgaaatcagaacACCACTGAGACTCAGAGGTGGGGGATCACCAGAAGGAACACCTGTTCGGAGCGCTAGGCTCAGAGCTGGTGCACCGTCTAAATCGCCAATGGCCGAATGTCGAGAAGTAATGGAACAGTTCGATAAAATACTGGCAGAATACAAAAAGGCTCTTTCACCTTGCGGGGAAATAGCCTGCAATTACAACCAGAACGTTACCGAGGATCTATGCAAGAAATCGTGCGGTATAAAACCGGAAATGGGCACCAACACCGCCGGTTGCGGTCTGCCAGAGTGTCAGTATGCCAAATACAAATCTGCTCTCATGGCCATGGATGCGGATATAGAGAAGCAGTTCATAGGTCCGGCTATTTTGGGTAACTGTGGACATCCAAAATGCTCCTATATGGCCGAGCCGGTTCTTCCACCTATCCATTGGGACTGTCCCGATCCTCTGCCTGTCGGAAAATGCAAGAACCCGAACTGTCCCTATGGATCCAACGAACTAAAGAGCCAAGCACGATTTTCCTCCACCAAAGGACCTTGCGGAAGCGATCAGTGTCCTTATGCTCCCCCCGCGCCTTGTATTTCTCCCAACTGCCCCTTCAAAAACCCACCTCCCTGCTTACCACTCAAACAAGCGGCTTCCGGCAAAACTGATGGTTCCAAACCTAAAGGAAATGACACCTGCTCCGGATGTCCTTTCGCCAATCCTCCCCAAATAGTGAATATGATGTTTTGCGACAATCCAAATTGCGAAGCTTTGAATGCTGCAGCGTCGGCAGGCGATTGCGGTAGAAGGGACAAAGTTTGTGAGAGTCCTAACTGTCCTTACAGAGACCTCCAGAACGAGTGTTCAAACCCTAACTGTCCACTATTAATGAACGAAAAGAGTTCCGAGGTTTGCAACAATCCGAATTGCCCGTTCGCCAAAATGTCCACGCAATCGCCGATGCAGAGTTGTTCCAATCCCAATTGTCCCTTCGCCGGCAGCTCAACAGATGCCAGTTCAGGGAGCAAGAGCAGCTCCCTGTCCTCGGCCTGTTTGAATCCTGATTGCCCGTTCCGGAGCACCGGGAAGGACAAAAAGGAACCGCCGAAAGAAACCTGTGCTAACCCGGAATGTCCCTTCAACGTGCCGTCTGTGGAAAGCTGCAAGAATCCCGAATGTCCTTTCAAAAATAAAGGGTCGGAAGAGTCAACGGAAAGCTGCGATAATCCCGAATGTCCATTTAAGAAAGGGTCGAAGATCTCTGCCGAAAGTGAGGAATCCGAATGCGTGTGCGATAATCCTACTTGTCCCAGTAAGAAGGACACCTGCATTAACCCTAACTGTCCTTTCAACCTTAGAGGCTACGGAATCTGCACCAATCCGGACTGCCCCCACAAGAAGGATGCCATGGGAAGAGATTTGGGCTTTTGTGCAACTCCCGATCCATCATTCAACGAATTTTGTGCAGATAAAACATGCCCGTATCACGATAAGAAACTGGACGTGGCTGAAGCGGAAGCCGGGAAAGACGAACCAAAAAGGTTGGATCCAAACGCTCATGGCATATCTATGATGCGTATTGGGAGTAAAGAGGTGATGGTCGAAGAAGGGGTGGTGGAAAGAACGATGGGCGATAGACCGTCGGTCTACGACATGGCTCCGTGTACAATAAAAACGTGCAAATTCATGGGAGGTCATCTCCCTTGCGTGGACTGCGGGGTTGGGACTGAGGGCAAGAAGCGAGGTCCTTGTCCGAAGACGTGTCCAG GCGATCCGATATGTCCATTGGCCACAGCCAGAAAGTCCAAGAGACCTCCACGACGCAAAGACCCACTCTACAAAAGAATCTGTGCcactaaaaagaaaaaaattgaggatTATGGAGATATGAAATATCCGGGATTCAAAATTGGTCATAGGGAATGCGTATTGCCTTATTTCTACGTACCTCCCAGAATGGGCTGGCTGTGGAACATTCACACGCCCTGCTTGAGTCTCAAG CCGAGAAGAGGTTGGCGACCAGGTGCCATCACAAAGACCGTTGCAAGAGCAATATTGAAGCATAAGAGAGCAAATTCCTCAAATCCACAAGAAGAAAAGAAAGTCAAGAGGAGGAAGAACGATGACGACTCTGAAAATGAACTTATATGCCCGAAACCAACTCTAGAAATCAAGAAACGAGAGGGAATATACCATATCACTATGAACCCGCTAAAAGATCCCAACACGTTGCAGATGAATGAGAATCCTTATCTTGATTGCACTCCGATGCAATTcaaggtggccaaaaataatCTCCTGGATCCTAACTGCGTATGTACTGATGAGGGAGAGTTATATAAGTCAGATTCTTCATCTGACGATGAGTTAGACATACAGGTGACAACACCAGCTGGTATAATCCATCCTGACAGATCCAATCAGAAGAAAGAAGTCAAAGTGAAGCAGACGCAATACAGTGAAAAAGATATTCCCCCTCCGCCTGAGAAATTGAAAGAGGCGAAGGATGGAGAAAAGGGTAAATCAAAAGAAGGGGGAAAAGGAGGAAAGGATAAAAAAGACAAAGGCAAGAAAGGAAAGAAATGA